A window of Eucalyptus grandis isolate ANBG69807.140 chromosome 4, ASM1654582v1, whole genome shotgun sequence genomic DNA:
TTTACAACTGCTtcctttataaaaaaagaaaaagaaaaaaagaaatggaaataaagaaaaattcaaccTTTGCCTAATTGTTTAGGATGTCTAGTTGACAatctataaaaaagaaaagaaaagaaaagaaaatgttacGCAGACGGCAAATATGAGCAGCAATAGACAACTTCGTACTATGTTTAATATGACGAAATCAATTTGCTAGCTGTGGACGCCAACACGGCTTAGACCAGATTTTTGGTTAGATACATTAGGCCTTGAGGTTTTCGAGTTTTCTGCGaccaatttattattatatatattttttttttgcaattttttttgttattttaatttctattgTCGATTTTCAGCCGGTTCTTCGTGGGGGCTAATCTAAGATCAAATCCGAACCCAATCAATGTCGGATTCAATCGCTAAACTAGGCGTTCCGGTCTGATAACCTCAGCACTTGTGCAATCAAGAACCAAGGAGAAAAGACCACTGACCAGGCGACCGATGTGAAGAGCATAAACGGCAGCACCGAGAACACTGAAGATGGGAAGACCCCAAAGGATCCGAGAATCTGTGTGGCACTTCCTTGCAACGATTCATCTGGCACTTTACATCACAAAGCACAACACTGCAATCCTTAGCTTTCGCGGTTGCAATTAGTCTAGCAATTCAGTCCTCGGGTTCGAAGCGGAAGTCTTAAGAACTTCAGGAGCTGAGTAACATCAAAAATTACTACGTGACCGAATCGCGCTATCAAGAGCCGACACATTCGTTTATCAAGATGGGGGACCGACGTCCTCCCTACTCATTCATGAATCATGACTGTAGCATGTCACTAGCATGGTTGGTGCCGACCAATTGGATTAGAAGTTGGTTCCTCAGTGCATTATTGTTGCTTACACGTCCAGGAATATGGGTAATGTAATCTAACATCATTTTCACTTGAATTGCTTTCCGACTAAGATCGACTCTTCGAAGAGGTGTCAAAACTACCAGCACCAGCAAAGCTAAGCAAATAGATCAGCAGAGGCACACATCATGCGAGAAAGAAACGAATAGGATAGTAGAGCCACACTTAATGAAGCACCACATGAATCATGGAATTTAACAGAACAGAGGATGGCGGAAAGATCGGCAGCAAGATCAGACAAGAAATTTGCGAGTGACCAAATAACAAATCATATGCATAAATATAGTAGAAGGGTCCTTTTAATGCCCATGTTCTGGTTCATAGATAGACAAGAAGAAAAGGCATTCAGATTATACAAGTCTGAACAAGATGAAATAGCAAAACCCACGCAATCCTGTGCATATACTGCTTCACTCAGAGGCCACAAGAAAGCAACGCTGAAAAAATATATCCGCACCAAGTCTACACTTATCTACTCAACTGTAGTGCACGCATCTCAAGCGATATGAGAACATCGGTGAAACTGTATATCAATGGGTGAGGCAGAGAAATGGATCACTTAGGATAGCCAGTAGGCGGATACCCAGACGGAGGATAAGCGGGGGGAGGATAAGCTGCAGGAGGATAATTAGGAGCAGGATAGCCCTGATGTGGAGGCGGATAGCCGTAAGCCTGCGGTGGTGGCGGAGCTGGATAAGCATAACCAGCTGAGGGAGGAATAGGCTGATCGATACGGGACATCTGCTGAACAGGAGGCATGGCCATGGGTCGGTCCCCAAACATGCCATCTCGTTTGTCCATCTCAACCTTGTGTTGTGTCTGAATATGAATGAACCGATTAGCAACAAGAGAGAGCACCATTGATAGAGGAAGCAAGAACATCAAAGTGATATTTTCTTGTCTTTCATTTACATACCTGCATGCAAGCACAAACCCTACCAAAGGGCCAAAAAACAATCGCAAGTCAGATGCTTTGAAGTTTTGATCTGATTAGAAAAAAGTCCAAGaggaaaagggagaaagaaacaCACGAGCAATAAACCAAATCAGACAAGAAGTTAAGCAATTGAGAAGCCTCTGAAATTTCTTCACTCCCAACTATCATAGCAACTATTGAGAATATGCAGGCAAGTTGTTGGAGGCAGAGCATAAAGCCCTGAAATCAAAGTTAGATATGCAAGATCAGCATAATGACATGATTTGTATACCATGTATAGAGGGAGGGATGCATAGAgggagcgagagagaggaggatgtACAATGATACAGTTATCACATTGTGTAGTCTGTATGTTAAACTCATCTTGCAACAAAAAGCGAGTGGAGGCCACTGAATTTGTGAAGCAGAGCAAAACCTGGATTCAGTAACACAGAATGGTAAGATGATTAAGATCCCATGCTTATCATATTTATGTATGCTTGACTACTAGCTAATTTTAATGAAAAGTTCTGACTACAACCCATAATCTGAAGTTTTCTAGTGTTTATCAGTAAGATAGCAAAGAAAGCACTTCGCCAGGTGCAGACATCTAGCAATAGAAGTGCCAAAACAACAGAGCACTTCTATTTAACCAATATCCAACCATATATAACATCCCTCCTGCGGATATTTAAGATTTAAGAGAACAAATGTTCCTTTTCCAATTCTCATGTCAAACACAAGATGTAACTGCATCAGCTTTTGCACACTGTGAATAGCATTTTAGCCGTAGCACCAACAAAAGGCAAGAGTGAGGGGCTGCGATATCTGCAGATGCTTTCAACAAATGGATACGAAATCATTTGCAGAAGGTAAGTCTATTCATTGCCTAAGTTCACACCATAAAGTTCTCATTTTGAATGAGCGGGCAAGCAGCAGGAGGGATGGCACTGATAGGTATGAAATACTCCCCTCTCAATGAAATTAACCTTAGACAATAAAGTAGCCATATCCAGATGTAAAAGTCGAGTAATGGCATTATCTAGACAAAACATCTACAAGTTCCAGAAAATTCAGACACTAATAAACATAACAACTGTTCAATTCATGTCTTTCTCTTCTTGTCCTAGcttagcaaaagaaagaaaaactggaGCTGACCATCTGCTCTTGCCGGTTCCACATAGGTTATGTAGGTCCAGTGGCCAAGCAGGGCCTGATTAACAACCCCCAGAGAAGTAGCAATTGAACACTATCCAAGATTTTAAACCTTTACAAAGCAAGATTGATAATTGACAATAAGAAGACCCTCAGAACAATAAGTTTACACAAGCAAGAAAATGAAGCTTACAAGACCAAATGTAGAGCCTTTATCAGTTTAGTTGGATCTCATACAGGTTATTGTTAGCATAcatagagggaaaaaaatgtaTCTGGAGAAAACAAAACGACTGAACTGGAAGAATCAATCTAAAATATTAGATAAGCTCCATACCTCAGTGCAAAGACAGAATTCAGGGCATCGACTCTCTCCACACCTACCACTACATGGCGTGTAACCTGCACAACAGACATACCTAAAGCAAACAAGAGAAATTTATCACCCCTGAGAAAggccacttttcttttttatttgagacaGATTTTGAGAACCAGAGCATTACCTTGACATGTCATTATAAAGGGCTCTTTTACGGAGCAAGTATGAAGCACATGGTCCACTACAATGAAACCAATTTGTTAGAAGACCAAAAGATGGTACTCCAAAAATGAAGCACTATAGCTACAGAGATTCAATTGATGATACAGATATATCAAAACATATATACAGTGAAAAGACAAAAGTTGGTGGAAGGAATAGAACACAACAACTACAAGTTTCACTTAGGAAGCCAAAACCAAGCAAGACAAACGTTAG
This region includes:
- the LOC104441727 gene encoding leucine-rich repeat extensin-like protein 6, whose translation is MPSQEYMDKLQVRQNYRNLWHTDLMHTIQADTGYCCFALWCGPCASYLLRKRALYNDMSRYVCCAGYTPCSGRCGESRCPEFCLCTEVLLCFTNSVASTRFLLQDEFNIQTTQCDNCIIGFMLCLQQLACIFSIVAMIVGSEEISEASQLLNFLSDLVYCSVCACMQTQHKVEMDKRDGMFGDRPMAMPPVQQMSRIDQPIPPSAGYAYPAPPPPQAYGYPPPHQGYPAPNYPPAAYPPPAYPPSGYPPTGYPK